The DNA sequence aattttccaaaatgacatgaaatttagaTAAAATTACACGTAACTTCCACAAAATCGTCTAAAATGATCTGAATCTTTTCTCAAATTGACGTGAACGGAAGCTGGCCTTATTGGCTGTCAGGTCAGGGGTTACCCAAGGTTGTGTATCCCACATTTGGGAAGGCCTTAAATTAGCTGAGTGCTAACGATACAACTGCTGCTACCTGGTAGTCCAGCATGGTCAAAGAAGGGAGACCCTCCTGGATGCGAGGCTCAAAGAAGTACGGGAAGATCCACATCATGGGCAGCTCAACGTCAGACctgtctgcacacacaaacgcatgATTGTTAGCCTTAAACAATGAATTTAGAATTATTAATTTAAACTATGCTAAAGGTAGAAGAAACAGCAAAGGCCGCTCTAATTAACGTTTTATATTAATTGCACTTAAAACTACTTTGCATagaataaaaggacaaaaagcaTCACCAACTCTACAGGAGTCATTAGCTTTCCTGAGCTCGTTTTACCTCCACACTCTACTCTTTTGGTTTCGACTTCTTCAGAATTATTAGCAGGTCTTCAGTCACTGTCCCCACGTTCCTCGCACCATCCGGCAGAAAGTTCTTACAATTTTGCAAACATCTTGGAGTGCTTAACAGCTAAAGAGCCAGATACTTTACTCTGGAGtcggtggagaccaaaaacagagctaaaaagaGGTTGAACTTATGATTTGCTTTCAAGAGGTTAGTCTAAGGTGAACACTCATGCTAATGCTCCTCTGCTAGATGTCTAATTAGGATAATGTTAGCCAAATCAATAAGTTAATCCAACGTTAAATTCTTGATGTTGATGATGTCTTCTCTAACGCCCCTAACTGCGTTAATGTGCCTCACTGTAAATCAACAACAATCACTACTGAATACAGCTGGGAACTGAACCAATCATGACATCGCTCCACTGCTACACTGACCACAGCTCTGGAGCTTCTTCCAGGTCTGCGCTATCAGAGAGAAACTGTGAGCCAGAGGCTTCACCAGGCCGCCGAACGGAGGGTCAGCCACCATCACCACCTTCTCCCCATCGGACTCTCTGAGGAAAGCCTTCAGGACGCCACTGGAGGCCTGACAAGGGAGAAAACTTTGTCTTATAAAGCTGGAAATACAAAGCTTCATCATATAATTAAGCTAGAAATTAGGGCTGAAACACATgtggtcacatttttgttgcaaaacagaaaagcaaagtCAGTTGTAGAGCTGCACAATTAAGAGGACAACAAGCACCATCAAGAATTAAATAAACATAATGATacagatgattagaaaactccaCTTTTAGAAAACAGTTCATGCAGACAAACTTTCTATTTGGGTAAATCTGACACCGGAACACGTTCTTTCACAAttttcaaagtaatttttgGTCACACGTCTGAATCGGGAGGCTTCTTGTTAGAGACACCATGCCTCTGTTttgcaatgggaaatccttaacagatccgtggatccagacaataagccgcatcactgccaaaatctaatcactttgtgtcatttctgaccttccctgaaaatttcatccagatctgtttgtctgtttttgagtaatgctgcacacagatggaataacagacagacggacaaacgtctGAGAGCCATCCGAAgccaaaaatacagaaaattttCTTGGCTTTCTAAGCAGAAGCACCCCAGTCACTCAGTAATTATGATTCTATTCAAGTCATGTGGTTGaaattcctgtatttttataaaaaatactgcaacaaaaatagaaaacttAAATATTTCAATGTAATTTTTCCCCCAAAATTGTGCAACGCGAGCGGAAATGCAAATTAACTGTTACCTCTCCGCCAAAGAAGTGATTGTTGAACATGTTGTAATGACAGAAGTCGTCCTGAGCGTAGAACTGGGCGTATCTGAAACGGAAACAAACAGTTTTATCTCTTAGACGGCTGCGAACACCGGAGCAAGTTTGAACTTATCTGCGGTTGGCATCGAAGCGGCAAACACTCGGTGGATCCTGAGGTTGTGTATCCAGGTAACGGTGAGGTGTGTGCAGCAGGCTGAAGCTTGCAGCACAAGAACACACCCTCCCAGCGCATTCTTCACAGAAACAAGCAGCAGGGACAGCACCGGGAGCTCAGGTAAGAACTACTTCCAAACATTATTTGCTCACGTTTAGAAAGTTTCAATGAGCGTATTTGACTAGACGTGATGGATACATGGAGATGAGGCAGAAAGGTGCAAAGCTTCTTCGGTTGTAAACAAGAAAGTGCTGGATTAGAGGGAAAAAACATGGTGTTTTGCAGCCAAACTTGAAAGGAAAACATTCAGACGGTTATGTTTTCTGCAGTGCATTTGACTGGGACAGAAATAAACCCAAGTCCTGGACTCAGTTTATGCAAAAACCTTGGCATGAACAGGCAGGTTTTTACAGAAACTTGAACAACTGGTTCATTCTGTAAAcacagccacaaaaaaaaaagcctgcaaaaacagaaaatatctcgGGCAGAAATGTAACATAtgtttgctgcttttgtcagcTCTCAAAAATGGAAGCTGAGGAGTCACCATGTGGGGGTAATGGACGGTCAGCGGCAGGTCCGTCGGCGCAGAGCGATCTTGCGGCGCCCTCTGCAGGCATCGACAGTCTGCTGCAGGATGGCTTCACTTCTCTGGACACCGGCAGTGACAGAGTCGTTCAGCCTTTCCCACGTTCTCCTAAGCTGCAGAGGAAGGTGGCCAAAGCTGCACAGCCCTCTCAGGTAAACACATGAAGTAGTGTATAGACCTAGAGCACCGTTCTAAagttagaaatgtccttatttttgaaagaaaagcagttattttttcaatgaagataacattaaatgaatcagaaatccagtctagacatagttaatgtggtaaatgtctattctagatggaaatgtttaatggaatatctccataggggtacagaggaacatttccagcaaccatcactcctgtgctctaatgctacattgtgttagctaatggtgctgaaaggctcactgatgattagaaaacccttgttcagttatgctagcacatggataaaagtgggagttttgaTGGAACGGCAGTGAACATGCACTGACAATGATAAAGCGTACAGTAAGTGTGCTTTAGTTGTAACttttgcagctgaaaacaaacacaatcatATGAAACACAAAGCTACAAAAGTTTTTTGTAGTTCTCTGAAGAACATTAAAAGTTGCAACAAAGAAATACGTCTTAAATATGAAGAATAAAACAAGCTTTGCTGCAATCAACCTTCCTGTGGACAAAATCTATCAGCAGCAACTTCAGAATCTAAGATCTACAGTgttttctgatgctgttctgtgcaggaacagTTAAGCAGACGTATGGAGGAGCTGCAGGCGGAGAAATCCAAGACGGAGGCTCATATCGAGTCACTGAAGAAACGCAAAGCAGATCTCTCTGTAAGTTTATGACTAAATACTCAAAACAGTCGACTGGTAGGACTGTGATGGCGTCTAAAATATCCTTTCACTCCAAGAGGACCTCCGAGGTGATGAAGCAGCAGGTCCGAGAGCGCTTTGAGAACATGCGGCGCGTCCTGAAGCAGGACGAGCAGGTGGTCCTGGACTCTCTGGAGCTGGACCTGAAGCAGACCAGGACCAGGCTGGACCAGGTTCTGAAGAACTGGAAGCAGCACCAGGACCAGGTCGGCGAGAGCATCGGCAGCATCCAGAGAGCTCTGAGCAGGAGCCCCGAAGCAGAGGCAGACGGGAAGGTCTGATCACCCACTGACCAGCACCACTGTGTACAAATACACAACCTGGAGGTATTTTACTGCCGCTTAAACCAGTATCTCTCCTTGTGTCTCCTCTTCAGGGCTACTCTGAGAACCTGAGGTAAGACGCTGCACCACTACAGCTGGAATCCACATCTGTCTGCCTCATTTTAATCCATGTGATCACTCTTTTAGTCCCAAGAAGCCGGACGCATCTGAGAGGGAAATCCGACTGAATAAAGACAGATTCGAGAGGCTTCTTAAAAccctctcctccatctccaaAAACCTGAAGGCCCAGTTACAGAGGAAGACGCTACTGCTGGGTAATAAGAAGCTTACTCTACATGATATTGATCTGAGGTGTTTGCAGGAGCAGGGTGAGTCAAGTCAGGTAGACCACAGAGGGAAAGAACAGCGTTACAAGAAGAAACGTCATCTAAAGCAATTATTTTCATGCTGCCACCAAAATCTATCCATCTGTGTCATTTCATATGGCAGCACTGCTTATTATAGTGACTTTGTGAAACCAAAATAgtctaaaaaaatctaaataaccaccaaaaacaagactcaaaatcaATCCTTAGGATCAGTAATGGGGGCAATCTAAGCATTATTATTAGAGTTTCTTGTgcgaaaacacatttaatcaaaatataCTTGGAGATTTTCCAGTTGCGGTTGCCGGTTACCACAATAAAGCTCTATGATGTGagatttttgctgtatttacagGCGAAAACAAGTGAAGACGAGTGTACTAAATCTTAAGCTAGCAGCCTCTTGTTGGTGCTGCCTGACACTTTCAATGAtccaaatgacaaatgaaagtTACATCAGCTGCTAACTAGTGGGAATTAATAGATTAAATCTGTGGTAAACCAAAATTAAACTTGACAAGGCAGTAGACTGCCAAAtttccatttccagcaaccatcactcctgtgttctaatgctacattgagTTAGCTAacggtgctgaaaggctcattgatggttagaaaacctttttgtaattatattagCGCacgagttttcatggaaaactgcctgagtgaccacaaacttttgaacggcagtacATAAATGCCTGAAAATAAAGATACTATATTACACTGGTGCAAGAATGTAAACAGTGTTAATCCAATGATTCCTGCAATGACGAGACAGCCATCCCTGTATAAACACTATCGCTAAAACTCTATAACATCCagcaaaattatgtttttaagcTGTGTTTTGATTgtgaatttgtgtgtttgttaatagcagaaaacaaaaacacaacatacatGTGTTACTGCAgtaacaaatgtgtttatactCATCGTAACTAAACAAATCTTCATTTCAGACACCGCTTCCACTGTGATTGACAGGCAGACTTGCCATTCCCAGCTCATGGTGACCTCAGAGGGGCGTGGCTTGTCGTTCTCCGGCTCCGCCCCCTCGGCTCCAGAGCATCCTCTCCAGTTTGATAAGGTGTGCTGCGCTCTGGGctcctctcccatctcagcCGGTCAGAGCTACTGGGAGGTGGACGTGCGCTGCTGCTCGGCCTGGGCGGTGGGCGTGGCCTACGGCAGCCTGGCGAGAAAGGGGCGGGACAAGGGCGCCAAACTGGGCCGGAACCGCAACTCGTGGTGCGTCGAGCTCCGCCACGGGAATCTATCGGCTTGGCACAACGACCGGAACGTGGCGTGTCACGGCGTGGGGCAGGGCCCACTGGGCAGAGTGGGAGTGTGGGTGAATTACGACAAAGGCCAGCTGATGTTCTACGACGCCGAGAACATGGTCGTCCTGCAGAAGTTCTCGGCAGCCTTGACGCCGGTGTTCGACAGAGCTCATCACCAGTTCACTCAGCCTCTGTATCCGGCTGTGCGCTTCCTCAGACCACCACAGAACCAGGTCTGGCCAAACCACCTGGAGTTTTGCCCCCTCAGCTCCCCGTGATGTAGTTTTAATCCAGAGACAACGATGTGGACGATCTAAGCAATCACGTTTAAGAAGCTCCCAGCCATCAAACAAACAGCTCAGGCTAACAGTTTCGGAGCACGAGCTTCGACAAAATGATCAGGccactcttgttttcttcaatttcttgttcattttaatgcctggtacaactaaaggtacatttgtttggacaaa is a window from the Acanthochromis polyacanthus isolate Apoly-LR-REF ecotype Palm Island chromosome 23, KAUST_Apoly_ChrSc, whole genome shotgun sequence genome containing:
- the si:dkey-219e21.4 gene encoding E3 ubiquitin-protein ligase TRIM62, which gives rise to MEAEESPCGGNGRSAAGPSAQSDLAAPSAGIDSLLQDGFTSLDTGSDRVVQPFPRSPKLQRKVAKAAQPSQEQLSRRMEELQAEKSKTEAHIESLKKRKADLSRTSEVMKQQVRERFENMRRVLKQDEQVVLDSLELDLKQTRTRLDQVLKNWKQHQDQVGESIGSIQRALSRSPEAEADGKGYSENLSPKKPDASEREIRLNKDRFERLLKTLSSISKNLKAQLQRKTLLLDTASTVIDRQTCHSQLMVTSEGRGLSFSGSAPSAPEHPLQFDKVCCALGSSPISAGQSYWEVDVRCCSAWAVGVAYGSLARKGRDKGAKLGRNRNSWCVELRHGNLSAWHNDRNVACHGVGQGPLGRVGVWVNYDKGQLMFYDAENMVVLQKFSAALTPVFDRAHHQFTQPLYPAVRFLRPPQNQVWPNHLEFCPLSSP